A segment of the Crassostrea angulata isolate pt1a10 chromosome 10, ASM2561291v2, whole genome shotgun sequence genome:
atatagtatagtatgatattgtatcatatatgacacaatattatatgtatcatatatgatacatatataatacatatatgtatcatatatgatacatataatattgtgtcatatatgatacaatatgatttgatacaatatcatatctcatgatacaatatcatgtgatatagtaatatattatagctcaaattcagcattcaagcctgtcaggtgcatcagtattataagataGAATGCAAGTTTTGTGAAGTTATGACCAGTGGTAACTaagaaatggctatcaaagggcacctgcgcCAAAAACcctaacctcctccagcatcttaAATTCATAGTCCAGATTCAGCATCCGTCtatcaagtccataagtaggtccagatgcatcatctaTGCAAGTTTTGTGAAGATAGGCCAAGTAATAACagagatacaggacctgcaaatAAAACCTTAACCAGGTctggacgccgacgccggggttatagcataagctctccccTACTTCGtgtcggtgagctaaaaaccataGCTCTCTATTGtttggtgctctaaccactgggCCGTTTCATTCAAATGCTACTTCAACCACGAGTTTACGGACTGTATTATTTTGCTAAAACCCTTAATTGTAGGTATACAATTTAAACCTTAcgtagactatgacaaaaatatggagctcagacccactctatagatctaaaagaaaatgcattgaagttctaaaaataaCACCTTTTGGAGGTTTCAACCTATTCCAagaatttaacatatttaactTAAGGGTTATAATTCGATgttatgataaatatacattgttttcaataatttagaaagaaattatCAGATTTGTTGACATTCTAATTTTGCAGTGTCTTATTAATCCTCGCATAGGCATAGTACACGctttattcacccatcttctttacaGTATGTGGAAATGATATGAccaaataaatgttttcttttttttaaaattttacattgaaattacttataaaacataaaaagatCAGTTTACTCTGGTTTTATTTGTGTTTGGCTTAATTGGTTGAATCAAATGTTAGAAATAGGCGATTTAAGGCCGTAAATCATCAGCACGACTTTTTTCATGTTTCTATATGGCAATTAtctataatatatacatatatagataTTGAATTCTTTGCAATCAGtgaatataacaaatttaaagagttctattttaattttatcgAAATGTGTGTCCCTAtagatacaatgtttattttgAGGAAACGGATAACATTTTTGAGAACGAAATTTATTTCGTGGGAAAAAAATTTCGTTGGAACTCTATTTAATACCGTGGGAAAGAATGTCtacaaatttatgaaaatatcacaCGTGCAAAGGTTCTATAGAAGTCATCGTAAAAAGAGGATATCGGCTACATTTATTCGGGGAGGGGTGTCTGTACTGATCCAGCGCACAAAGCAGATGAAAGCAAAACACTGTAACTTATTAGCATTTCTATTTTAGCATGATACTGTAAACTCGAGATAGAAAAGTTGGTTACGCCTGATCAGAAATATATTCACGGCGTGTACGTAGATATTATTCATAGATGTAGAGCtgcgcggatcagaaactcTTGACTTCGGAAGATGTTGTACTATATAGTAATATTAAAGTTCGTCGCGGAAGAAACacttttttgtatttgttttttttcttttaacttttaatcATTTCCCTTATTCACGAAAGTtgcggggttttttttgttgttctCGAAACTATTTTTGAGCGTTTCATACATCTAAATTGTCCCTTGCTTAGTATTTTCAATTAATGTATTTGAACACATGTACATGCTTGAGCCATAGTAATTTACGAGAGGAGAACGCAACTGCTTTGCAGAAACTAtagaatttacaaattaaagacAATTCCAATATAAAATATGGATAAGAGGTTGATCGCATGAGGCAAACTTATGGTCAGCGTGtcaaaaattaataagaaaCTAACACATTTTTTGCACAATTTAAAACtgtaaatttctaaaaatatcattttgtttctgctgttgttttttgaaataaataatatgatggattggttataaaagtttgaaaaacTTTCAACTCTGAAACTTGCGTAAACTCGTTCttggtaaatcaaacaaattctTTGTACATATGCTGTTTCCATTATCATTATAAAGTATAAATCATGTTAAACACcttgaacatttttgttttgcatattgtttgatttgaaaaaatatatataatttgtttgcttGTACAAATAAGTATGTAAACGGGTTTTTAATGGAGCCATGTGACGTTGGCTTGTAAATTTCATTGTTGGTAAATTCAGTCATGGCTTATTGAAATCGACAACGTTACGCGATTCATTCAATTATTACATCAAAGTCCCGTCAACTTGTGAAACGTACGCTCCATACGTCAATTTCCTTCGCTCCAACTGTCGACAGAGCTGTGTGCCCGCCCCTTTTCCCAAATACAGACCGATGAACTCGACTGGCACCCCCACAGGCACACGACTGATAATTCCCCCATCACTTGTGAAGCTGTGAGCAGAACATCGCGGTGTGGTAGGGTGATCCCGTCTGCAGCCATGGACACATACCAACAGTATCCGTCCCAAATGTTGATGAATTGGGGGGTCTATTTGACCGACCAAGGAGCCATGCAAGGGGGACAGGGCGTGTACTCGGATCCTTGGTCCAGCCCCGTTTCGACAGTTAACACGGTGAATACAGTAACATCTCTTCTGAAAAATGGCCAGACTATCTTCAACCAGGATTGGAATACGGTCCCCATCAACAGCTACGGCACAGTAAGTAttctatttattgttttttttaaattcaatataaaaaaaaagttgaaaaatatccTTCGAATATACACAAAGCAGGGTTTTTGTATACACACGTCATGACATAGAGCGTATGACAGATAACATCAAGCTAGCAGTGGGTGAGACAGCACGCCGAGGATGCCTCTGTGATGAGGTCGGGTTACTTGAAGTTGTATCGAGTTCCTGAATCAGAAACTCTTTGACTGTTTAGATAGGAATGGGCGCAGCTATGCACCCAGCATGGTGTTAAACTGGTAAAAGCTTACCCCCAACGGTGCTACCTTGTAGCAAATAGGAGTAAGGCAATGTGTACATGATAAGAATCCATTGCAATGTGATGCAATTACAGCATTTCTGTTTTATGACACCAGTATGTGTAACCTCCCTGgctttttatttttcagcacCCCTATACAACGGCCTTGCCTCCAGCTGGATATGACAATATTAGCGAGTTAACGGATCAGTTCTGTGAGTTGTCACTATCTGTTAACAAAAAGAGCAACAAGCGTCCACCTAGTACCTACCTCTGCCATCTATGCTTCACCAAAGGTCACTTCATCCGAGACTGCCCTCAGGTAGGTACCCAAATACTGacgtaacccccccccccccccccccaacacacataCAACCAATATGGGACCAATATGTGGCAATGCGGTTTGTTGCTCAACTTCAAAGATTGGTTTCTTGATGCACTTTAATATGTATATCTACCAGTATTTAGAATTAAATTGATGATATGCTTGGGAATCTATTAGTTCTAAGAACAAACATGACATTTATTTCCAAAACCCCATCATGCagtttatcataattattaGATGTATACATAACAAGAACAGTTTATTCTGTTTAGGCTGGTTATACACAAAATATCTACTTGTGCAAGACACTTGACACACCAAGATCCTTGGATCTCATGGCAGGTGCTTTGATGTTTATATTgactatagtttttttttagctgGTGCCATGTTTTTCTCATCACAGCAGTATGCATGTGTATCcaacatacacacacacacacacacctctCTTGTACTATCAGCTGTTTGTGCCTTATCATTGGTACACAGAAATAGAGGCATACAGCAACTCCATTTACCTAGTGAGAGCTTTACTAGCATTATCATGTTATACCAAACGTTTCATCACTTGTTATCAGATGCTCAGCATCTACATTGATGcatcaaataataaattattttgtgtgCAACACATTATCCTAGGTCTACTGGTATtcatatatacctacatatttctatTCAACAAGTGATAGTAGTAAATATTTGAAGTTAATTTTCATTCCAAAGTTTGCTCAATATCACGATTTCCTACCATTATCCAACACCTGTTGAAACCATTTATTTGATGGATTTTTGTGCTCTAGAAATTGTTTTCACCCTCATTCTATTGCTGTCTGCATGAGCCAACATGCTTTGGCATTGTCTGACATTTGCAGTGTCAAATAGCACAGGTTAAAAACTATAAATCACCAGTATGTTGATTATAAAAACtttgcgcccccccccccaaaaaaaaagaattgggAACTTAATCAGACATTAACTGTTCAAGAACTGAAGTTTTAAAACACCCCAAATTTCTGTGACATTTAGCTGTGACTTGTGTATTAAAAGGGGTTTAGAAGGACCACCTATCTTAGAGCCTATAAATGCTTAAATGTCTAGAACAATTTAACTCATTGATAAGTTGGgattatagaaatatttgttgGTGTTCAAGTTTGGGTGCATAGATGTTTCCTTGAAGGTA
Coding sequences within it:
- the LOC128166447 gene encoding zinc finger CCHC domain-containing protein 24-like, whose product is MDTYQQYPSQMLMNWGVYLTDQGAMQGGQGVYSDPWSSPVSTVNTVNTVTSLLKNGQTIFNQDWNTVPINSYGTHPYTTALPPAGYDNISELTDQFCELSLSVNKKSNKRPPSTYLCHLCFTKGHFIRDCPQARPKGEGLTPYQGKKRCFGEYKCPKCKRKWMSGNSWANTSQSCIKCNIMVYPHKQRPLDMPDGLDVSDQSKVHPQHLCEKCKSLGFYCRRTT